The DNA segment GTAGTACAAAGAGGGCTATGTGGTCCTGGTTTTGAGAAAGGGTTAGTCTAgtgagggagacaaaaataagtaaaaacaatacAGTGATATATACCttactctacacacacacacaaatctctctctttctctctctctctgaagagagtgaagtcaaagaaaaattaGTACAGATTTAAACATGGTGTTGTGAGATGCCTCCAGGAGAAAAGTCTGGAAGTCTATCGGGCAATCTGATTTTTAAGTGTGACATTCAAGAGAGAGGTAAGACCTATAGATGTGTGAGTCAGCCAATATCTGGGAATAAAACAATGAACAAGATAGACCAATTCCACTCCCTCCTGAGGCTTACAGTCTAAGAGGAACTACAAATTAGGAAATGGGCAATGCCAAATactgtgataagtgctatgaGAGGAGACATGGGTAGAGGTAACAGGAGGACACAGGAAGCACTGATATCTTAGACTTGTAGGTTGGAGATGACTTCTAAGTGAAGTGACATCTAAGTTAAAGTCTGGAAGAGGAATAGGAGTTACTCAAtcattagttatttatttatttatttatttatttatttattttttggcaagAGGAGTAGCAGAGTGGaggaaaagtggggaaaaaaatatgttccATACAGAGAAAACTCCTGTCAGTGAAAGATTCCAAAGAGTTATAAGATAAGCAGAGGTTGTAGAATATAAAACTGACATAGCTTCCTTTCTTTTAGGCAAATGTGAAGACATTTTGCATTTTAGTGAGTTATTTCCTCAGCGGCTTTCAATTCTGCCATAAACTACAAATATggtgaaaagacaaaaaactgaGCTTGCACAAAAATTAGAAGAGTTTTGAGAGAAACAACCCATCCAAAATTGCAGTAAGtgagagcagaaaaaaagaagtgactacAATGAAAAGATAGCTGCAATGCCACAGAAAAGCACAAGCCCTCCAAAGGTCTCAAGGTGCTACCATATTGTAGTATAGCAAGTACTATCCATGATGATTCAGGGTCAAAGAAACTACATACGGTATACTGTTCACAGAATCAAGcaaagagaactttttttttttagttttttaatgtttttatttttgagacagagagagacagagcatgagcaggggaggggcagagagagagggagacacagaatccaaagcaggctccaggctccgagatgtcagcagagagcccgatgcggggctcaaactcacagactgtgagatcatgacctaagctgaagtcggatgctcaaccgactgagccacccaggcgccccaagagaactTTTAAGAAAGATTTATATCCAAAATGGTTTTTAAGTTTGTAATTAAACATCTAGCAGGAGATATAAAGTTGGAAATGGGTAGGAATCTGTAATTATTCCTGTTTCTATCCATCAGCAAATGTCTTAAATTTATAGAAGTGTTCCTCAACTTTTGAGTCATACCCCATTTTGGTATGTATAAATGCCATCCCCTCTCTGCAGTCTGTATTAGCAAAACAggttatttctttacttttccaaAAGCCAAATATGCTTTTCAAAATTATGTATGCCTCCTTGATGTTCTGACATGTGCTTCTCTTCCTCCTAAAATACAGAATAACTACCAATCTACtaaattagggtttttttcttgtctttaccAAATAGTTTTCAAATCATTAACCTTagttcatacatttaaaaaaacataaaaaggagtATCAAGACCAGATAAGAGAGGAATgcaaatacatacatgtacacacatagcCCTAAGAGCCCTTTATCTTGACTAGTACTCTTCTACATAATCTTAGAAATATTCTATTTCCCTGGtccttattcttttattatgatcacaatataactttttttaaaaagccacttcaggacacctgggtggctcagttggttaagcattcaactcttggttttggctcaggtcatgatctcagggtttgtgagactgagtcccatgtcaggctctgtactgacagaatccctccttgggattctttctccctctctctctgcccctccctccactcgctccctgtctctcaaaaataaataaataaacttaaaaaaaagccacTTCAAATTCTTGGTGGAATGAAGtaggtaaaaaattaaatgtttcactACTGTAGATAATGACTTATATTTCCAACATAGAATAATAGGATTTTGTCATACGAACAACTATGTATGAGCACATTTTTCACATTACCTTCTATGAagtcattttcattaaatatcattttctcTCCAAGGGGACTGTCCTCCTCTTCCTGTTCATCATCTTCATCAGGATTATTAATAACCTCTAAGCCAGCTTCAATAACTTCTACCAATTCATCTCGCTTGTCTTTTCTAACTGGCTTTTCCTCAGGATGGCGAGTGAGACCCATTTCCAACTGGAATACTTTCATTAAGGTAAAACTTTCAAAAGGAATGACTCCATACTCACTAGGTAATTTGGCTCCTATGCTAACTTCAGCTTTGTCAATTTGGGAATGAAGAAACTCTAAAAGATCACTAGGTGTTTGTTCTTTGTTGCCTTGATAGCCTATGCCATTAGCCcctacattctttctctcttgcaaTGATCTCATCTTCTCACTCATTTCTTGTAATTCTTGTTTTAGTTGGGCAATTTGGCGTTTCAGACTGGTAGCCCTGGTTTGATAATGTTCTTCTTGCTCCTGTAGGAGGGCCTGGTAATACTCTTTACCATAGTTTTCCCCAATAACACCAGGAAGAGGTGCATTTCCATCAGTCTGGGGGGCGCATTCCAGaaggtataaaaataataccaaactgCAGAGTAAAGCAAGACCCAACAGCAGCCAGTGGGTCCGGGTCTGAAGAATCAATCCTCTTCTAGGCATTCTTATTCATGTGGACTTGCCTAATGGGATAAGTTCTTTGGTTGTTCATTCCTTTAGAAAAAGGTtatcacaaattaaaaacaaaatcaggattTCCATTAAAGGTACCAAAATGAACTCTGCTATAGCTTAAAAACTTTCTTCCGTCAGCAGTGAAGGCTGcttgcagaaatgaaaaatagtgcATACTTCCTGTATTGTTACCATGACATCCAGAATAAAGAAATCTGATCTACAGAATCAGATAAAATTCCATTATATGTGTGGTGATTTTTCTGAAAGAAACAGATCAGAATCAATCagaattttgtttccttaaaCATATCAAATTGTTGGTAGTTTCAGTAAACTTAGCTATGTGACTACTATATGTAGAACACCATAAGAAGTGCTAATAACAATGTAGAATATTCAGTAAATGCTGGGAGAAAGGATTAAGAAAAATACCTTATATAACACTAAAATGCCATATGTAATACTTTTAACCAGAATGTCTACACATCCATAACCTGAATAaatcaaaaaaacattaaaattatgtttagcATAGTTATTGTTACATAGACACTAATGTTTCTAATTActtgaaaattatataatttataactttATTAACATAATATTTAGATTAATACCCCATTTCCCACCTAGAGCATATCACCATTTGGGAACTGAGTTTCCATAAATTGTTTCTGTTATGTTGATAATGGCTTACTAGAgagatatattttcttccagtttattCAGCTCAAGCattctgttttattaaatttcaatGGATGAACTCAACCAATATTAAAGCCTTAAAATTaagtgaggggtggaggggagggacaaTTCCAAAAGGTCACAGACATCTGGAAAacacattaagaaatatttttacatcCAAAGTCCTCCCATAGAGTATTTGGACATTAGATCACATAATTCTTTCCACTGTATTACACAGCAACAGATTTCCTACAAGTCTGGAAAGGTTTAgagtctattttaaaaacaacaacaacaacaacaacaaaaactcaaaccacaaaacaaaacagaacgaccattttaatgtttacctatgaggaaaaaaattcagaaacaatttataaatttacaaaatCACATGCTCTGTTCATACCACAACCAGTTGTGTGAGATCTGTATTTCTATTTAAACTAAAGATTCTTCATTCTATAAATAGAGAAGGTTAAATTTAGGAGACTGGTGGCAGGGGAGGTCCCTGCTGCAgagagaacttttattttaacaaagtaTTTGTCAAGAAGGATATGTGATACTCCagcagactttattttattttatttttttttaacgttttatttatttttgagacagagagagacagagcatgaacaggggaggggcagagagagagggagacacagaatcagaagcaggaaccagactctgagccatcagcccagagcccgatgcggggctcgaactcacggaccgtgagattgtgacctgagctgaagtcggacgtttaaccgactgagccacccaggcgcccctccagcagACTTTTTATAAAGATGGTTTCTACCGGTGCGGCAGACCCTATGGAAGATCACCAGGGAACATCAGCCCTAGTCACTTTCTTAGTGAGTAGGGAAAGCCTGGATgccttctgtgaaaaatgttgcaaTGTGtgttgtggttttgttgttgttgttgtatatgtgtgtatgtgtgtggaacATATCTGTATAAAAATGTAGGATAGATTCAAACTTCTTATGGCCAGTAGACCGCAAATAATGGTAATCACCCTTAGCCATTTATTACTTACGTTAACCAAATGATAACCAAGtatcatgaaaattttaatttactactAGGAAGTTTTACTATGATGGCATCTCTTTTATTGattataaatcttattttaagtgatgtagaaaaaaacaggaaaaaaatttggtataaataaaagtatctaggggtgcctgggtgactcagtcagttgaaagtctgacttcagctcaggtcatgacctcacagtttatgagttcaagccctgcgtcaggctctgcgcagacagcttggagcctggagcctccttcagattctgtgtctccctctctccgcctcccctgcttgtgctctccctctataataaataaataaacattaaaaaaattattttaagaaaggtatctaattaaaaaataaggatgcAAAGCTAATATTAGTTCTAGGACTTTACCACGTCTCAAAACCATAGTTCTTAGCTTGAATGTCattacttaaaagataaaattcagaGGTATCTCTTTTAACTACTTATAAGTTATTACTAGCCTGCTTATTAGGGAAAAgactaaaattgaaaatgtagagCCACAATCTTACATAAGTTATTAATAAAGTTATACATATTTAACACATTCTAGGTAGTTTTGCTATAAGCATCTTTCCCACAAGCATTTTTGCTGAATAACTAATAAGGTCATAAGGCAATTTTGctgtcaaagattaaaaaaataactggctGACAGTTTCTTGGTTTTATCAACTAGATGACAGcttggtttcatttctccattgacCGTAGTactcccatttttatattatataaatcttAGCCCCCATAATATTCTATCCAGTGGTGGAATTTTGAAACCACCCTTCCCACAGAACTTTGGaatgtctatcaatggacatCTGACAATATGACAAGAACAAACAACAGTGTAGAAGGATTTCACAATACAATACAAAGCTAAGTTACAAATATGTATCCTAGTATTTGGAAACTGCTGCCTCtctttaatgaaggaaaaaattttcatgaaaaaataaagtgcaatGCTGAACACGGACATGAatcaacaagcaaaaaaaaaaaaagtataatactatgaaaaaaagaCTTTGAAGACAAGTGTTTAGGtacaattcacaaaataaaatcagttatttgCACAACATTGCCATAAATctacacacattttaaatatattcaaatattttgtattttacaatagtttttaaaattttgttattcacttttcatttttcactatgtcctttttaataaatgcccctcttttatttttcatgattttatcttttatggtGAAGTTGCTTTATGGCCAATTAGCTATGCAGCAAAAATGTTTGTGGCAAAGATGCTGCAAAAACACCAGACATGATTTAACTAAATATAGTATACTCAAActgttttgaaatgaaatttgatTAATAGAACTAACAGCATGTAGTCGAAGTATGTCTACATTTTATTAATACGGTACCTCATAGCTTTCTTCTTTATATAGCATTGTATTTGAAACTGTGAGATGTGATCCATTACAAGGGTCACTTCTAAAGGCTTACTTTTCACTGAAATTGAACAGGAACTATCAGTGTATACCACATATAGCAGTAAGTTTTTTATTacaattatgtatatgtatgagatctccacataaaatatatttataagaggGTTGTGGTCCAAAAACCCTGGACAATActgatttaaaaagtatttttatacatttcctaTGCCAACTTTTGGCTAAGAAcaataaatgcagaaatgaaAGGTTTAAATAAAGGTTCTATAAAACTATTACATGGTAGCATTAAAAAACCAAGGTCTTTCCCCCCCTTCAAGCAAAATACAGGTTTTGAGATATCTTACATGCCTATTTACAGTTAAATCTCTTAcagttgaaatgaaagaaaagttgcTGTAATTACTTtagaatataaatgttatttgcATAGCTctgtggttaaaaataaaagataccaaATTAAAGTCTTACTTGCCTAGTCTGTGAAGGAAACTCTTTAGCCAAACTCTCAACTAgattataaaaactttaaatatgttaagTATGTTGGAGAAAACATCCATTTTTCGGCTGTTACAGCTTGACTGCCCTCATTCTATGTGTTTATATCATAAACAAGGTTCATTCATAACCCAGAGTTAATCCCAAGCAACCTTCTATGAACAAACAGCAAACAGTTAAATGTTGTGAGGAGAGAATGAGAAACTATGGAGATAGGAAAATGAGCTGTTCAAAATATGTAATACAAAATCAAAGATCTCAGGGTTAAAAAGAAACCTTAGGAGCCATcaattcttattctttaaaaacacattaaagagACTTCCTAGATGAAACAACAAGGACAGATTTACTCTTGTACTTGGGACAATAAAAAATCAACCAATAAAATCCAGAACCCGCCCCTCCCaatataaaacaatgtttttcaaGATACTGAACACTGGGTAACAAAGGGCAGTGATCCttggagaaacaaaaaataaacgaTTGCCCAGCTTACTGCCTTAGTTTCCAGGTCATAACACAGGGAGTCCCCTCTAAGCAGGGACCAGTTGACTTGTTGAGTTGATGAGATGGAGCCAACAGGCTGAGAAGACCAAGGCTGCTAGCATGAAAGGATACAGTACCAGAAGAGAGAGTTGCACaaagagagaactccagagatCTGAGAAGGACACCCTTTGGGTATTCAGCAGAGCACTGACCAGTGCAGGCATATAAAAGAAACTAactgaagctaaaaaaaaattagaggacaCAGATCTCAGCATTCATACTGGGCCAGGAATAATGTGCATGTTCCCACCAGACAGACTGGAAAACCTCAAAATACATGGGACATTGGGTAGAGTACTCAAAAAGGTCTTGCCTCAGTCATGGGAAAAAACTAACTCTAGACTAAACATGGCTCTGGTCTTGcctaacaaatcttaaaagcaagacctGAAAGGATCAAATTGTTTTCAAGTAACTGCACAACAagcctcaaaaatatttataggaatataaaaatatctagcacccagcaaaataaaattcacaatgtctgacATCCAAACAAAAATGATCAGGcatacacagaaaaaatatatatatatataacctataaTGAGAATAATCAATGACTGAAAATTTTTTAGAACTGACAGATGCtaccccaatttttatagcagcgcTACTGACAATaatcaaagtatggaaagagcccaaaagagTCATCGATAGATgactagataaagaagatgtggtacatatatataatgaagtattactcagcaatcaaaaagaatgaaatcttgccatttgcaacaaagtggatggaactagagtgtattatgccaagcaaaattagagaaaaacaaatatcatatgacttaactcatatgtggaatttaagatacaaaacagatgaacataagggaagagaagcaaaaataatataaaaacagggtgggggggacaaaacataagagacactttttttttttaatgtttatttatttttgtgagacagagagacagaatttgaggaggggcagagacagagggagacacagaattcaaagcaggctccaagctctgagctgtcaccacagagcctgatacggggtttgaactcatgaactacgagatcatgacctgagctgaagtcagaagcttaaccagctgggccacccaggcagcccaaacACGAGAGACTCTTACATgtagagaactaactgagggtt comes from the Panthera uncia isolate 11264 chromosome D2, Puncia_PCG_1.0, whole genome shotgun sequence genome and includes:
- the CSGALNACT2 gene encoding chondroitin sulfate N-acetylgalactosaminyltransferase 2 isoform X6 codes for the protein MPRRGLILQTRTHWLLLGLALLCSLVLFLYLLECAPQTDGNAPLPGVIGENYGKEYYQALLQEQEEHYQTRATSLKRQIAQLKQELQEMSEKMRSLQERKNVGANGIGYQGNKEQTPSDLLEFLHSQIDKAEVSIGAKLPSEYGVIPFESFTLMKVFQLEMGLTRHPEEKPVRKDKRDELVEVIEAGLEVINNPDEDDEQEEEDSPLGEKMIFNENDFIEGYYRTERDKGTQYELFFKKADLMEYRHVTLFRPFGPLMKVKSEMIDITRSIINIIVPLAERTEAFAQFMQNFRDVCIHQDKRIHLTVVYFGKEGLSKVKSILESVTRLASSTCEVYGCWRLWAHIFSALPSERKELSPRSS
- the CSGALNACT2 gene encoding chondroitin sulfate N-acetylgalactosaminyltransferase 2 isoform X7, whose translation is MPRRGLILQTRTHWLLLGLALLCSLVLFLYLLECAPQTDGNAPLPGVIGENYGKEYYQALLQEQEEHYQTRATSLKRQIAQLKQELQEMSEKMRSLQERKNVGANGIGYQGNKEQTPSDLLEFLHSQIDKAEVSIGAKLPSEYGVIPFESFTLMKVFQLEMGLTRHPEEKPVRKDKRDELVEVIEAGLEVINNPDEDDEQEEEDSPLGEKMIFNENDFIEGYYRTERDKGTQYELFFKKADLMEYRHVTLFRPFGPLMKVKSEMIDITRSIINIIVPLAERTEAFAQFMQNFRDVCIHQDKRIHLTVVYFGKEGLSKVKSILESVTSCGHSLRVQIWPAIPLEPFN
- the CSGALNACT2 gene encoding chondroitin sulfate N-acetylgalactosaminyltransferase 2 isoform X4, whose amino-acid sequence is MPRRGLILQTRTHWLLLGLALLCSLVLFLYLLECAPQTDGNAPLPGVIGENYGKEYYQALLQEQEEHYQTRATSLKRQIAQLKQELQEMSEKMRSLQERKNVGANGIGYQGNKEQTPSDLLEFLHSQIDKAEVSIGAKLPSEYGVIPFESFTLMKVFQLEMGLTRHPEEKPVRKDKRDELVEVIEAGLEVINNPDEDDEQEEEDSPLGEKMIFNENDFIEGYYRTERDKGTQYELFFKKADLMEYRHVTLFRPFGPLMKVKSEMIDITRSIINIIVPLAERTEAFAQFMQNFRDVCIHQDKRIHLTVVYFGKEGLSKVKSILESVTSESNFHNYTLIPLNEEFNRGQGLNVGAQAWDKGEVLMFFCDVDIYFSAEFLNSCRLNAEPGSQKGFWLLARFWLWNDLSVSIRFPDHWWIRHGSKRLGWRRCSSLSKILTW
- the CSGALNACT2 gene encoding chondroitin sulfate N-acetylgalactosaminyltransferase 2 isoform X8, whose protein sequence is MPRRGLILQTRTHWLLLGLALLCSLVLFLYLLECAPQTDGNAPLPGVIGENYGKEYYQALLQEQEEHYQTRATSLKRQIAQLKQELQEMSEKMRSLQERKNVGANGIGYQGNKEQTPSDLLEFLHSQIDKAEVSIGAKLPSEYGVIPFESFTLMKVFQLEMGLTRHPEEKPVRKDKRDELVEVIEAGLEVINNPDEDDEQEEEDSPLGEKMIFNENDFIEGYYRTERDKGTQYELFFKKADLMEYRHVTLFRPFGPLMKVKSEMIDITRSIINIIVPLAERTEAFAQFMQNFRDVCIHQDKRIHLTVVYFGKEGLSKVKSILESVTRFTKRILAFGEILALE
- the CSGALNACT2 gene encoding chondroitin sulfate N-acetylgalactosaminyltransferase 2 isoform X5, whose translation is MPRRGLILQTRTHWLLLGLALLCSLVLFLYLLECAPQTDGNAPLPGVIGENYGKEYYQALLQEQEEHYQTRATSLKRQIAQLKQELQEMSEKMRSLQERKNVGANGIGYQGNKEQTPSDLLEFLHSQIDKAEVSIGAKLPSEYGVIPFESFTLMKVFQLEMGLTRHPEEKPVRKDKRDELVEVIEAGLEVINNPDEDDEQEEEDSPLGEKMIFNENDFIEGYYRTERDKGTQYELFFKKADLMEYRHVTLFRPFGPLMKVKSEMIDITRSIINIIVPLAERTEAFAQFMQNFRDVCIHQDKRIHLTVVYFGKEGLSKVKSILESVTSESNFHNYTLIPLNEEFNRGQGLNVGAQAWDKGEVLMFFCDVDIYFSAEFLNSCRLNAEPGSQKGFWLLARFWLWNDLSVSIRFPDHWMK
- the CSGALNACT2 gene encoding chondroitin sulfate N-acetylgalactosaminyltransferase 2 isoform X10, with product MPRRGLILQTRTHWLLLGLALLCSLVLFLYLLECAPQTDGNAPLPGVIGENYGKEYYQALLQEQEEHYQTRATSLKRQIAQLKQELQEMSEKMRSLQERKNVGANGIGYQGNKEQTPSDLLEFLHSQIDKAEVSIGAKLPSEYGVIPFESFTLMKVFQLEMGLTRHPEEKPVRKDKRDELVEVIEAGLEVINNPDEDDEQEEEDSPLGEKMIFNENDFIEGYYRTERDKGTQYELFFKKADLMEYRHVTLFRPFGPLMKVKSEMIDITRSIINIIVPLAERTEAFAQFMQNFRDVCIHQDKRIHLTVVYFGKEGLSKVKSILESVTR
- the CSGALNACT2 gene encoding chondroitin sulfate N-acetylgalactosaminyltransferase 2 isoform X9; amino-acid sequence: MPRRGLILQTRTHWLLLGLALLCSLVLFLYLLECAPQTDGNAPLPGVIGENYGKEYYQALLQEQEEHYQTRATSLKRQIAQLKQELQEMSEKMRSLQERKNVGANGIGYQGNKEQTPSDLLEFLHSQIDKAEVSIGAKLPSEYGVIPFESFTLMKVFQLEMGLTRHPEEKPVRKDKRDELVEVIEAGLEVINNPDEDDEQEEEDSPLGEKMIFNENDFIEGYYRTERDKGTQYELFFKKADLMEYRHVTLFRPFGPLMKVKSEMIDITRSIINIIVPLAERTEAFAQFMQNFRDVCIHQDKRIHLTVVYFGKEGLSKVKSILESVTRLASSTCE